The Nicotiana tomentosiformis chromosome 2, ASM39032v3, whole genome shotgun sequence genome includes the window cgataccttaatagcttatttcagcttgcgaagccaattgataaatttgagaatccttggaatttaatgaattattatgccttcttgttaaggaatttattgttatttctgtaaatgagatttaattgataaattagaaattatttgaattgaaggaatttaattaatatattgagaattattgcatttgaaggaatttgattatttctgttggttaaataaattattgtaaattctgtagaTCATGCTGAtataaatatcctagttgtatttcaattattattattgacccatagtgagtattAAAGTCGACCAtatcgtctctaccacttcgagattaggcttgatacttactgggtacatgttgtttacgtactcatactacacatgctacactttttgtgtaggacttGAGGCAAGTACTAAtgggggacctatcatcttacacccacgctatccaggggtatagtggtgagctaccttttcgagccgttctgcagctactagtgtctctccttgtattttccattctgtctatttttatttcagacagtattgtggctttgtataatctactagatgctcatacacttgtgacaccaggtcttggtacacacattggtagaatttgagttttaagttggcttgcctagctgtagtattgGGCGCAGTAGTTGTTCTTCAAAATGGATTCCAACTAACGGAGATGTGTGTAAAGTAAGCAAGAACAGAAGACATGGATTTCATTCAAAAAGTTAAATGACTGATCATATATAGATTCAATCAAGGCAAAACGACAAGCTTTTCAAAAGAATAATGGAAATATGCAGCCAGAAGTTACAAGTGGAATGACACCATAACTTTGTCCTTCCCAGTAAGGAAGGTTGCCACCATGATCAATGACAACATGACAAGTCTCCCCAGGAGCTTTTGGGCCCATAAGCCTCTCAACAGAGACAATTGTCGCTGTGTATGATTCCTTGGGCTTGTAAATATTCAATGGTGGTTCTTTTGCATCTTCAAGTGATAAAGGTGAAACTGAAACTTTGGCTTTGCTAGCTTGTTGCACCGACATGCAAACAATGTGTTGGTTTCTCGATCGTGCTACTTTTAGATCGATAGGCGGCATAGAGATCCATGATGATCTATCACAAAATATTACGCTTGTAGCCTGTAACAATGAAATGCATAATTTTGCTCTTTAGTTGAGACAAATCATTTTCAAACTGTTAGTGAACATATAAAACATGTGATTAAATAGATCAAGAAACACATACACAACTAAATATGTGGATATCAACTGATGGAAGGAGAAACGGGAAGTGTATATGCATTCCTACTTCATTTTCTTTCCTCTCATGCTATAGGAAGGTCTTTCTACTCAcatgacctataggtaaaattgggtcgtaacaacatggtatcagagcactaggttcacctaggtctcacaagttatgagcaggcctaataaagtcttgcggatcggtacggagacgtctgtacttatcttcgagaggccattgggtgttaggaaattacctttcttcatattccaatgtgcaattgatgtagttctaaatgtccttatcttattctctctcagatggtgagaacgcgcttgaatgaggttccagaccagggaagagctattcccccagttgctagaggccgagggagggcacCGGCCCGTGGTAGAGCACGAGGACGTCCTAGGACTGccccagttatgccgccagtgggtccagtagagaaccccattgttgaggaacaggatgaggtgcctgtggcagagccagctccggtggatttcacatctgcaccgggattttaggatgtcatgggtcgtatgttgcggttcatggacaatatgactcaggccggtttatttccggcagacccagccacatcgcaggcgggcgggggagcacagacccctactgcgcaggctcatggacaggtaGCTGCTTTATATaggacccagggtgcactacccgtgagaggagcccaaccagtggcggcagctacacctgagcccaggctagctgtagccgccgatcctaaaaaactattggaccgatggactagactacatcctcctatctttgggggtgagagacatgaggatccacaggacttcattgatcgttgcagggacatacttcacaatatgaggatattggagtctcatgggggtagactttgctacttttcagctagagggcagagcccgtatatggtggcagtcttatgttcttggcagaccagcagattctcctcctatGACTTCGGACAGGtttacccgtatcttcctggacaaatatattccaccctcccagagggaagagttgcgctTTCAGCTTGAGCAACTCCAACAAGGTCAGatatcagtgaccgattatggggtgaggttttctgaattatctcgccatgcacttatgatactccctactgaggtggagagagtgcggaggtttgtagccggtttacatactgggaTTCATGCcgctatggctcgagaggttgagatgggtacttcttatgagctagttgtggagatagcccggaggattgcgGGTGTGCTTCAGCGGAGTCGAGAGcaaattatgagagataagcggttcaggtactctggagagttcagaggtgctccatctgggggcagaggtcagttcgtgagggggcagtccagcagactcccatttccagcaccaccacctcctcggggtactccagtgcgaccttatctcagtgctataccagagagttcttactgcccccagctattcagggtcctccgagtgggtattcaggtctacagggccagactcttagtctgcagcccatcacaccgaagagttattacgagtgcgtGGATCCCaatcacatgcggaggtttttccccaggcttcggggtagaccagtatagcagggtcaacagcctatgcttaccggaccagttactccaccagtagtccgaccacaaagaggtggaggacaagtaggtaggggccgtcctagaggtggaggtcagccaggcggaggccagccagttggcgctccagctcggttctatgcttttccggctagaccagatg containing:
- the LOC138905913 gene encoding uncharacterized protein — encoded protein: MPPVGPVENPIVEEQDELEGRARIWWQSYVLGRPADSPPMTSDRFTRIFLDKYIPPSQREELRFQLEQLQQGQISVTDYGVRFSELSRHALMILPTEVERVRRFVAGLHTGIHAAMAREVEMGTSYELVVEIARRIAGVLQRSREQIMRDKRFRYSGEFRGAPSGGRGPEASNSGGPIVLHPHYPGA